The proteins below come from a single Mya arenaria isolate MELC-2E11 chromosome 6, ASM2691426v1 genomic window:
- the LOC128238522 gene encoding uncharacterized protein LOC128238522 isoform X1, protein MLKWIQCPSFNRRNCGYEKKTNKESDMDEGGTGGLTINDRLRQAAGKGLGEEVAQCLQAGATFDADQDGRTALHYAALNGYPDVARFLVEKGCDIDIQDDSGYTALHRAASQGHLEVITTLLEAGCDPNTQDEHGNAAIHEAAWNGYSKTLELLVKFDANVSIVNKAGFTALHLSAQNGHNESSRVLLYAGCNSDLKNNYGDTTIHTGARYGHAGVTRILISARAKLNEQNKNGDTALHIAAALKRRKIAKLLVDSGVDVFMKNKQNETAIDVARRKDHVEIISIIQAYSRPVKPIPKEVNFKLDHHEPEGPIVVPDNRNIPEKQEKGKSRFLFFKKKKSKDKDKTPQGRSVSPQGRVPVGGDLRAAGQTPVQGFFSKYVPREGVQYYRDLAGNVKQGPVGYSPTCNCHPAINQLQKEIHDTQDHVYGRIHNNNRVLNDRIDQVDHRSSMRVQALEKYTHDQFHEEKNRCRQRIDHRLDEYGDAGQDHMKSQIQNWLEQKLEGYGHCLHHHHDDSALPNDNIFTEVHETANGRLFKSRSDETLSQSDNHSGKFRKRNFYESRQQAMQQIRAWQVPSYSKDKYRVKISAKQTANATGKRSQSQHNVNNTDIEPARQYPIEPKVEVRTYASKNLPNTIGRNMARTEDHGDYMAMTGSPQPVQRAPSRPQPQVYQSTRQQGTSSRGPVTHSTPKSRESSPYTTHTNIVRSHTDGYLAQGSPRQLTFQDISHSTQESTLHSSSGGQGVMTYTKAESFGDVKSARSDLQLSKASSASPTKSTTSATLFSSGYRNSTSSDKLMPENPKPTFTTFGYDETMRSSAQPNNQEDQIDMSGQGVSVGTPRSASSHSSRAEEQMNKTQISGNSMYSRQISQSSHGFSPSHHDDMYVEMKNFTPAKLHQRARSSDGLLETDVDHVHSSQNMAQSFNTHDATQLSVTARSSSETRNILRAMSPTPAPQQPSRNITQSPANTCNKTISHPKLSSTPTAIPNSFTRPAERSVERPIPPPKPSVHTVPNKLFGANTADRHYAGNINFKSTLPRPENPYTTVKQAQFQRDLNQNYAVMPEVHPVPTNYYSQGLTNGTNGVPAQNQLEPRSKFAIQTYLTETPPFDSQIQRENSPNICNNSKEDSSSNPDSGYSSKIYGNRASSVQPPSCGSTPSSSFSTDRGLTSNTNSPQSQYSSTDYEYLPKRQYDNEVHTPMNNWYHRQIQETTQKVYDSWRNDRSPRIPPQQQQQQRLPASYYGNGDYVSANQIQASRANQSGYTLSGQQNHLVSTYVMHGSDV, encoded by the exons atgttgaaGTGGATTCAATGTCCAAGTTTTAATAGGAGGAATTGTGgatatgaaaagaaaacaaataaag AGAGTGACATGGACGAGGGTGGTACGGGCGGCCTGacaatcaatgatcgattaCGACAGGCTGCTGGTAAAGGACTTGGAGAGGAGGTAGCCCAGTGTCTTCAGGCCGGGGCTACTTTTGATGCCGACCAG gATGGAAGGACGGCTTTACACTATGCAGCGTTGAACGGTTACCCAGATGTGGCGAGGTTTCTTGTGGAGAAAGGATGTGACATTGACATACAGGATGAT aGCGGTTACACTGCCCTACACCGGGCGGCGTCTCAAGGTCATCTGGAGGTGATCACCACCCTGTTGGAGGCCGGATGTGATCCCAACACCCAGGATGAG CACGGGAATGCAGCTATCCACGAGGCTGCCTGGAATGGATACAGTAAAACCCTCGAACTTCTTGTTAAGTTTGATGCCAATGTTTCCATTGTTAACAAG GCTGGGTTTACTGCTTTACACCTATCGGCACAGAACGGACACAACGAGAGTTCCCGGGTTCTGCTGTACGCAGGCTGTAACAGTGACTTGAAAAACAAT TATGGAGACACGACCATACACACGGGGGCGAGGTACGGTCATGCTGGCGTTACCCGGATACTCATCAGTGCCAGGGCAAAACTGAACGAACAAAACAAG AATGGTGACACAGCCTTACACATAGCGGCAGCCCTCAAGCGTAGAAAGATCGCTAAGTTACTGGTGGATTCTGGGGTGGATGTCTTCATGAAGAACAag CAAAATGAGACTGCCATAGATGTTGCAAGGCGGAAAGACCACGTGGAAATAATCTCCATTATCCAGGCCTATAGCAGG CCAGTAAAACCTATTCCCAAGGAGGTCAACTTCAAGCTTGACCATCATGAACCAGAAGGGCCGATAGTTGTCCCTGACAACAGAAACATTCCTGAGAAACAGGAGAAGGGAAAGTCAAGGTTCCTGTTCTTCAAGAAAAAGAAGTCTAAG GACAAAGACAAGACACCCCAAGGTCGGAGCGTGTCCCCCCAGGGTCGTGTGCCAGTGGGTGGGGACCTGAGGGCCGCTGGGCAGACGCCGGTCCAGGGGTTCTTCAGTAAATACGTGCCTCGGGAGGGTGTCCAGTACTACAGGGATCTGGCTGGGAATGTCAAACAG GGACCTGTAGGCTATTCCCCAACTTGCAACTGTCACCCTGCCATAAACCAGCTTCAGAAAGAGATACATGATACCCAGGACCATGTTTATGGACGGATACACAACAATAACCGTGTGTTGAATGATCGTATAGACCAGGTCGACCATCGCTCATCCATGCGGGTTCAGGCTTTGGAGAAATATACTCATGACCAATTTCATGAGGAAAAAAATAGGTGTCGACAGAGAATCGATCATCGACTGGATGAGTATGGTGATGCTGGGCAGGACCATATGAAATCACAAATTCAAAACTGGCTGGAACAGAAATTGGAAGGTTACGGACATTGTTTACATCATCACCATGACGATTCTGCATTGccaaatgacaatatatttacTGAAGTGCATGAGACTGCTAATGGTCGGTTGTTCAAATCTCGATCAGATGAGACGTTATCTCAGTCTGATAACCACAGTGGAAAGTTCAGAAAGCGCAACTTTTATGAATCTCGACAACAGGCGATGCAGCAGATTCGGGCTTGGCAGGTTCCAAGCTATAGCAAAGACAAGTATCGTGTAAAAATTAGTGCAAAACAGACTGCTAATGCCACTGGGAAAAGATCTCAAAGCCAACATAATGTGAATAACACTGACATTGAGCCAGCTAGGCAGTATCCCATAGAACCCAAAGTTGAGGTTCGGACTTATGCCAGTAAAAATCTTCCAAATACTATAGGACGTAATATGGCAAGGACGGAGGATCATGGTGACTATATGGCAATGACTGGTTCCCCACAACCAGTCCAGAGGGCCCCATCACGACCTCAACCGCAGGTGTACCAGTCTACCAGACAACAGGGAACCAGCTCTAGGGGCCCAGTGACACACAGTACACCAAAGTCCAGAGAGTCTAGTCCTTATACTACACATACCAACATTGTGCGTAGTCATACTGATGGCTACTTGGCTCAAGGATCTCCAAGGCAACTAACATTCCAGGATATATCACATTCCACACAGGAGTCTACCTTACACTCGAGCTCAGGAGGGCAGGGTGTTATGACTTACACTAAAGCTGAAAGCTTTGGTGACGTAAAAAGTGCAAGAAGTGATTTACAGCTCAGTAAAGCTAGTAGTGCAAGTCCAACAAAATCCACTACAAGTGCCACTTTGTTCAGCTCTGGATATAGGAACTCTACAAGCAGTGATAAGTTGATGCCTGAAAATCCAAAGCCGACGTTCACCACATTTGGCTATGACGAGACTATGAGAAGTTCAGCTCAACCTAACAATCAAGAAGACCAGATTGACATGTCTGGGCAGGGTGTAAGTGTTGGCACTCCTCGATCAGCTTCTAGTCATTCCAGTCGAGCTGAAGAACAGATGAATAAAACTCAAATATCTGGAAATAGCATGTATTCCCGACAGATTTCTCAGTCATCTCATGGTTTTTCTCCATCGCATCATGATGATATGTATGTGGAAATGAAGAACTTTACTCCAGCAAAACTTCACCAGAGGGCTAGATCCTCTGACGGTCTGCTAGAAACTGACGTTGATCATGTGCATTCCTCACAAAATATGGCACAGAGCTTCAATACCCATGATGCCACACAGCTCTCTGTGACAGCGCGATCATCATCGGAAACTCGTAATATCTTGAGAGCTATGTCACCTACACCTGCTCCTCAGCAACCATCTAGAAATATAACTCAAAGTCCTGCAAACACCTGTAATAAGACCATCTCCCATCCAAAGTTAAGCAGCACACCAACAGCAATTCCAAACAGTTTCACAAGACCTGCTGAGAGGTCTGTAGAGAGACCAATTCCTCCACCAAAGCCAAGTGTTCACACTGTCCCCAACAAGCTATTTGGTGCCAATACTGCTGATAGACATTACGCTGGGAATATCAACTTTAAATCCACTTTGCCTCGACCTGAGAACCCTTACACTACTGTTAAACAGGCTCAGTTTCAGAGGGACCTAAATCAGAACTATGCAGTAATGCCTGAGGTTCATCCAGTGCCAACAAATTACTACTCGCAAGGATTAACAAATGGGACTAACGGTGTTCCAGCTCAGAACCAACTTGAACCAAGGTCTAAGTTTGCTATCCAGACATATCTAACCGAGACTCCCCCATTTGACAGCCAGATACAGCGAGAAAACTCCCCCAACATCTGTAACAACAGCAAAGAGGATTCCAGCAGTAACCCAGACTCGGGCTACAGCAGCAAGATCTATGGAAACCGTGCTTCCTCCGTCCAGCCACCGAGTTGTGGAAGCACACCGTCATCATCGTTCAGTACTGATCGTGGGTTGACGAGTAACACTAACTCACCCCAAAGCCAGTATTCTAGTACAGACTATGAGTATTTGCCAAAGAGACAGTATGATAATGAAGTACATACCCCAATGAATAACTGGTACCACAGACAAATCCAGGAAACTACACAAAAAGTGTACGACAGTTGGAGAAATGATCGGTCTCCTAGAATTCCAcctcagcagcagcaacagcagagACTTCCTGCGAGTTATTATGGGAATGGAGATTATGTGTCTGCCAATCAGATTCAAGCATCCCGAGCCAACCAATCAGGATACACGCTTTCTGGCCAACAGAATCATTTGGTGTCAACATATGTAATGCATGGAAGTGATGTGTAA
- the LOC128238522 gene encoding uncharacterized protein LOC128238522 isoform X2 gives MDEGGTGGLTINDRLRQAAGKGLGEEVAQCLQAGATFDADQDGRTALHYAALNGYPDVARFLVEKGCDIDIQDDSGYTALHRAASQGHLEVITTLLEAGCDPNTQDEHGNAAIHEAAWNGYSKTLELLVKFDANVSIVNKAGFTALHLSAQNGHNESSRVLLYAGCNSDLKNNYGDTTIHTGARYGHAGVTRILISARAKLNEQNKNGDTALHIAAALKRRKIAKLLVDSGVDVFMKNKQNETAIDVARRKDHVEIISIIQAYSRPVKPIPKEVNFKLDHHEPEGPIVVPDNRNIPEKQEKGKSRFLFFKKKKSKDKDKTPQGRSVSPQGRVPVGGDLRAAGQTPVQGFFSKYVPREGVQYYRDLAGNVKQGPVGYSPTCNCHPAINQLQKEIHDTQDHVYGRIHNNNRVLNDRIDQVDHRSSMRVQALEKYTHDQFHEEKNRCRQRIDHRLDEYGDAGQDHMKSQIQNWLEQKLEGYGHCLHHHHDDSALPNDNIFTEVHETANGRLFKSRSDETLSQSDNHSGKFRKRNFYESRQQAMQQIRAWQVPSYSKDKYRVKISAKQTANATGKRSQSQHNVNNTDIEPARQYPIEPKVEVRTYASKNLPNTIGRNMARTEDHGDYMAMTGSPQPVQRAPSRPQPQVYQSTRQQGTSSRGPVTHSTPKSRESSPYTTHTNIVRSHTDGYLAQGSPRQLTFQDISHSTQESTLHSSSGGQGVMTYTKAESFGDVKSARSDLQLSKASSASPTKSTTSATLFSSGYRNSTSSDKLMPENPKPTFTTFGYDETMRSSAQPNNQEDQIDMSGQGVSVGTPRSASSHSSRAEEQMNKTQISGNSMYSRQISQSSHGFSPSHHDDMYVEMKNFTPAKLHQRARSSDGLLETDVDHVHSSQNMAQSFNTHDATQLSVTARSSSETRNILRAMSPTPAPQQPSRNITQSPANTCNKTISHPKLSSTPTAIPNSFTRPAERSVERPIPPPKPSVHTVPNKLFGANTADRHYAGNINFKSTLPRPENPYTTVKQAQFQRDLNQNYAVMPEVHPVPTNYYSQGLTNGTNGVPAQNQLEPRSKFAIQTYLTETPPFDSQIQRENSPNICNNSKEDSSSNPDSGYSSKIYGNRASSVQPPSCGSTPSSSFSTDRGLTSNTNSPQSQYSSTDYEYLPKRQYDNEVHTPMNNWYHRQIQETTQKVYDSWRNDRSPRIPPQQQQQQRLPASYYGNGDYVSANQIQASRANQSGYTLSGQQNHLVSTYVMHGSDV, from the exons ATGGACGAGGGTGGTACGGGCGGCCTGacaatcaatgatcgattaCGACAGGCTGCTGGTAAAGGACTTGGAGAGGAGGTAGCCCAGTGTCTTCAGGCCGGGGCTACTTTTGATGCCGACCAG gATGGAAGGACGGCTTTACACTATGCAGCGTTGAACGGTTACCCAGATGTGGCGAGGTTTCTTGTGGAGAAAGGATGTGACATTGACATACAGGATGAT aGCGGTTACACTGCCCTACACCGGGCGGCGTCTCAAGGTCATCTGGAGGTGATCACCACCCTGTTGGAGGCCGGATGTGATCCCAACACCCAGGATGAG CACGGGAATGCAGCTATCCACGAGGCTGCCTGGAATGGATACAGTAAAACCCTCGAACTTCTTGTTAAGTTTGATGCCAATGTTTCCATTGTTAACAAG GCTGGGTTTACTGCTTTACACCTATCGGCACAGAACGGACACAACGAGAGTTCCCGGGTTCTGCTGTACGCAGGCTGTAACAGTGACTTGAAAAACAAT TATGGAGACACGACCATACACACGGGGGCGAGGTACGGTCATGCTGGCGTTACCCGGATACTCATCAGTGCCAGGGCAAAACTGAACGAACAAAACAAG AATGGTGACACAGCCTTACACATAGCGGCAGCCCTCAAGCGTAGAAAGATCGCTAAGTTACTGGTGGATTCTGGGGTGGATGTCTTCATGAAGAACAag CAAAATGAGACTGCCATAGATGTTGCAAGGCGGAAAGACCACGTGGAAATAATCTCCATTATCCAGGCCTATAGCAGG CCAGTAAAACCTATTCCCAAGGAGGTCAACTTCAAGCTTGACCATCATGAACCAGAAGGGCCGATAGTTGTCCCTGACAACAGAAACATTCCTGAGAAACAGGAGAAGGGAAAGTCAAGGTTCCTGTTCTTCAAGAAAAAGAAGTCTAAG GACAAAGACAAGACACCCCAAGGTCGGAGCGTGTCCCCCCAGGGTCGTGTGCCAGTGGGTGGGGACCTGAGGGCCGCTGGGCAGACGCCGGTCCAGGGGTTCTTCAGTAAATACGTGCCTCGGGAGGGTGTCCAGTACTACAGGGATCTGGCTGGGAATGTCAAACAG GGACCTGTAGGCTATTCCCCAACTTGCAACTGTCACCCTGCCATAAACCAGCTTCAGAAAGAGATACATGATACCCAGGACCATGTTTATGGACGGATACACAACAATAACCGTGTGTTGAATGATCGTATAGACCAGGTCGACCATCGCTCATCCATGCGGGTTCAGGCTTTGGAGAAATATACTCATGACCAATTTCATGAGGAAAAAAATAGGTGTCGACAGAGAATCGATCATCGACTGGATGAGTATGGTGATGCTGGGCAGGACCATATGAAATCACAAATTCAAAACTGGCTGGAACAGAAATTGGAAGGTTACGGACATTGTTTACATCATCACCATGACGATTCTGCATTGccaaatgacaatatatttacTGAAGTGCATGAGACTGCTAATGGTCGGTTGTTCAAATCTCGATCAGATGAGACGTTATCTCAGTCTGATAACCACAGTGGAAAGTTCAGAAAGCGCAACTTTTATGAATCTCGACAACAGGCGATGCAGCAGATTCGGGCTTGGCAGGTTCCAAGCTATAGCAAAGACAAGTATCGTGTAAAAATTAGTGCAAAACAGACTGCTAATGCCACTGGGAAAAGATCTCAAAGCCAACATAATGTGAATAACACTGACATTGAGCCAGCTAGGCAGTATCCCATAGAACCCAAAGTTGAGGTTCGGACTTATGCCAGTAAAAATCTTCCAAATACTATAGGACGTAATATGGCAAGGACGGAGGATCATGGTGACTATATGGCAATGACTGGTTCCCCACAACCAGTCCAGAGGGCCCCATCACGACCTCAACCGCAGGTGTACCAGTCTACCAGACAACAGGGAACCAGCTCTAGGGGCCCAGTGACACACAGTACACCAAAGTCCAGAGAGTCTAGTCCTTATACTACACATACCAACATTGTGCGTAGTCATACTGATGGCTACTTGGCTCAAGGATCTCCAAGGCAACTAACATTCCAGGATATATCACATTCCACACAGGAGTCTACCTTACACTCGAGCTCAGGAGGGCAGGGTGTTATGACTTACACTAAAGCTGAAAGCTTTGGTGACGTAAAAAGTGCAAGAAGTGATTTACAGCTCAGTAAAGCTAGTAGTGCAAGTCCAACAAAATCCACTACAAGTGCCACTTTGTTCAGCTCTGGATATAGGAACTCTACAAGCAGTGATAAGTTGATGCCTGAAAATCCAAAGCCGACGTTCACCACATTTGGCTATGACGAGACTATGAGAAGTTCAGCTCAACCTAACAATCAAGAAGACCAGATTGACATGTCTGGGCAGGGTGTAAGTGTTGGCACTCCTCGATCAGCTTCTAGTCATTCCAGTCGAGCTGAAGAACAGATGAATAAAACTCAAATATCTGGAAATAGCATGTATTCCCGACAGATTTCTCAGTCATCTCATGGTTTTTCTCCATCGCATCATGATGATATGTATGTGGAAATGAAGAACTTTACTCCAGCAAAACTTCACCAGAGGGCTAGATCCTCTGACGGTCTGCTAGAAACTGACGTTGATCATGTGCATTCCTCACAAAATATGGCACAGAGCTTCAATACCCATGATGCCACACAGCTCTCTGTGACAGCGCGATCATCATCGGAAACTCGTAATATCTTGAGAGCTATGTCACCTACACCTGCTCCTCAGCAACCATCTAGAAATATAACTCAAAGTCCTGCAAACACCTGTAATAAGACCATCTCCCATCCAAAGTTAAGCAGCACACCAACAGCAATTCCAAACAGTTTCACAAGACCTGCTGAGAGGTCTGTAGAGAGACCAATTCCTCCACCAAAGCCAAGTGTTCACACTGTCCCCAACAAGCTATTTGGTGCCAATACTGCTGATAGACATTACGCTGGGAATATCAACTTTAAATCCACTTTGCCTCGACCTGAGAACCCTTACACTACTGTTAAACAGGCTCAGTTTCAGAGGGACCTAAATCAGAACTATGCAGTAATGCCTGAGGTTCATCCAGTGCCAACAAATTACTACTCGCAAGGATTAACAAATGGGACTAACGGTGTTCCAGCTCAGAACCAACTTGAACCAAGGTCTAAGTTTGCTATCCAGACATATCTAACCGAGACTCCCCCATTTGACAGCCAGATACAGCGAGAAAACTCCCCCAACATCTGTAACAACAGCAAAGAGGATTCCAGCAGTAACCCAGACTCGGGCTACAGCAGCAAGATCTATGGAAACCGTGCTTCCTCCGTCCAGCCACCGAGTTGTGGAAGCACACCGTCATCATCGTTCAGTACTGATCGTGGGTTGACGAGTAACACTAACTCACCCCAAAGCCAGTATTCTAGTACAGACTATGAGTATTTGCCAAAGAGACAGTATGATAATGAAGTACATACCCCAATGAATAACTGGTACCACAGACAAATCCAGGAAACTACACAAAAAGTGTACGACAGTTGGAGAAATGATCGGTCTCCTAGAATTCCAcctcagcagcagcaacagcagagACTTCCTGCGAGTTATTATGGGAATGGAGATTATGTGTCTGCCAATCAGATTCAAGCATCCCGAGCCAACCAATCAGGATACACGCTTTCTGGCCAACAGAATCATTTGGTGTCAACATATGTAATGCATGGAAGTGATGTGTAA